Below is a genomic region from Streptomyces sp. RPA4-2.
CCCTCTACTGTCGCGTCAGGTGCCGTCGTGGCGCCGGGTTCGAACACAGAGATGTCACCCCGCCGCTCTGTCCGGGGACGAGAGCGCAAAGCGCACCAAGTGGAACATTCCCTATCAGACGACAGCAGGGTTGGCGCTCAGGCGAGCCGCACGCCCCGGCCCGGCCCCCGCTCTTTCCTCTCTACGGCGGGCGGCCGGCCCTCGTTTACGGCGGGCGGCCGGAAACCCGGAGTGCGCGGTCGGTCCACCGCGCGCTCCTGGGAAACGGATCCGGACCGGCGGCCATGGGCCGCGGACCTGCTCCGGACCCGCTCCGACCGCTGACGCCTACCAATTGATCTCGGCCGCCAGGAAGGGCTCGTTCTCGGGAGCCTCCTTGCGGGCCCGCAGGACGCGCTCGGCGGGTGCGCCGGACGGCACGCGCAACGGAGGTTCGGACAGTTCGATCGTGTCGGCCACCGTGGCGGCCACCTCCTCCGGGGTGATGAGTTCGCCACGGAGCGCGGGCAGTGCCTCGTAGAGCGGGGTGTAGGGATCGTTTTCCCTCAGGAACACCCTGGCCCGCTCGCCGCCGCCCGAGGAAACCGCGCCGGGCTGCACGACGCTCACCTTGATACCGAAGTGACCCGTCTCGATGGCGAGCGTCTCGGCGAGCGCCTCCAGTGCCCATTTGGTGGCGCCGTAGGGGCCGATCATGGGGAGCACCAGACGTCCCTGGATGCTGGAGACGAAGACGAGATGACCCGTCCCCCTCTCACGCATGGCGGGAAGCACGGCCTGCGCCACCCGCAGCGCACCCAGGGTGTTGAGCTGGAAGAGTCGTTCGACCTCCGAGAGCGGGACGCTCTCCAGGGGCGCGCGCACGGTTTCGCCGGCGTTGCTGACCAGTACGTCGATGTCGCCGGCGTCCCGGACGGCCTGGTCGACGCTTTCCTGGTCGGTGACGTCCAGGCGAAGGCGCTGGTCGACGGGGAGGTCGGCCAGCGTTTCCGGCCGGCGTGCGGTGGCGATCACTCGATGGCCTCGGCCTGCCGGCGCGACGGCGATGGCGCGGCCGATGCCTTTGGATGCGCCGGTGATGAGCACGGACGACATGGTGGACCTCGTCTTTCATGGGTGTCGGCGGCGGCCGCGCCCATCGCGTCGCGGCCGGTCACGGCTCAGGCGGCGGCTTCGACGCCGACGAGGTTGACGGACAAGGGCGTCGCACTGTGGCCGGCCGTGCACGCTCTGATGAACTGGGGGGAGTCCTTCTACTCCCCGAACGGAGTGAAGCGCGTCCTCCGTCATGACCTGGACGGCGGCCTCCTCGACCGCGACGGGCGCTGCCGGGACTGCGGTTCAGCCGTCCCGGTCCCGGAGATCCGGGTCGAACCCGGCCCCGGCTTCCAGCCGACAGGCACCGAGGTCGACCCGGTCTCGGGCGCGATCAACACACCACGCCGACTTCTCGAACCGATCGCGACAGCCCACAACCCCGGCTGAGGCGACGGACGCGACGCCGTGGGCCGTGCCGGTTGCCGGCGCTGGCTCCATCCCTGCAGCGGACACCGTCGACATCAATGACCGCACGCTTTCAACTGTCACTGGAGTCGCGTGACTCAGGGCGCAGCTGATCTTCACCGGACTGCGGCTGGTCACCGGGATACTCACCTCAACTGACCTGCGGTCGGGCGGTTGTTGGTTGTCGTTGTCGGTGGTTGGTGGTCGACCTCGGAGGTTCCATAGAGGTTCCAGGACTCGGCCCGTCGCCATCGGGGCCGGGCCGCACAGTGTCGGGCCGTCGGGCCGCCGCGAAGGGAAGATCAAGAAGGCATCGACGCCTCTCTGGAAGACCCCATAGGATGCGGCGCTCAATCCAACCGCGATCATGCAAAGAGGGGGGCGCGGGATGCTACTGACGTGCCGGAAGTGTCGACAGCGTGAAGTTGCTTTTGACGGGATCAAGGGACTGTGTCCGGTCTGTCAGCAGAAGAGCGACTTGTCGAAGCCGCCTCAGCGTCGCGGGCGCAACGACAAGGCGGCGTTGCTGGTCCAGTCCAAAGTGAGTCCCGGTCGGGTCTCGCTGTCGGGCCCACTGCTTACGGTGCTGGCCGCAGCCGCGGTAGCCATCGTCAACGAGGCCGTGCGGTTCTCCGCCGAGCGCACGCGGGCTCACCAATGGGCCTTGGCCGCCGCCGACAACGGTTACGACCGGCAGGCTTTGCACAGCGCACTCCAGACGATCAGCACCACGGGCATGTTGCGCTTCGTAGCCTTCATGGCAGTTCTGTACGCCTACCAGCGGTGGGCGCGCGCCGGTCATGCGAACGCCATGTCACGCACCGACATCGGACTGGGATGGATCAGGGCCCTGCCAGGCGGCAACGGAGTCGTCTGGGCCTACGGCGCGTGGTTCCTGTCGGTTTTCGCCGCGCTCTACGTCTCGTTCGTGACCAACTCCAACCTCCAAACGCCCGACGACTACGAGACCGCGGCGAACGTCGATGCCGTCTACAGCCTGGTCCGAATAGCCCTGGCCGTCCTACTGAGCGTGTTCTCCGTGCAGTTGACCCTTGGGCTGAACAAGCTGCTGGCCACGCCGCAGACGATGGACGTGGCCGACCGGCCCGTCGAGCTGCAGACCGTCGACGAGGAGTAACGTGCCACGGCCGGCCGCAGCGCCGCCTTGAGCAGGGCAAGGACCGCCCTTGGGGCGGGCGGCTTTCAGGCGCCCACTCGACGTGGGAACTCCCACGGCGAGGCGGCTGCAATCGCGAGTTGGGTCGGCACCGCAACGGCAAGAAGAGCAGGCCTCCACCTGGCTCTCCGGCCGCAAGATCACACGGGCTGAGGTTCCAGGGAGGTTCCACGGCACGAAAATGCCTCCCGCCCGCGCCGTATGCGCAGGTGGGAGGCATGATCGCTATTCCTACTTCTTGCCCTGGGTCTTGCCCAAGAAGTTGGCGACCTGCGTATTCGCTGGTCTGAGCGGTGCCTCGCTGCGCCTGCGTAGGTGTCATTGGTCGTCGTTGGCCACTGTTGAGCAACCTCGCACGGCCCAGAGACGGCCCAGGACGCCAGGCCATCCGCCGCACCGCACTTCTGATCCGCTGACCCGACCGCGCCCTGACGGGCGCACGCAACCAGCGGTTCACCCGCTGAGTTGACGATTTGACGCTGATCCAGAGGGGCGGTGCGAGGCGGGCGAGTATGGGGGCGGCTCACCCCGGCGCGACGTGCTGCTCTACGCGAGGACGACGAGACCGCCCGCTGATCCGTGGAGGCCGGCGACGGCGCCGTCGAGGGCAAGAGCCGCTGGTGGGATCTGGTATGCGAGCCCGGCGCCACGCGCCTCGTTGTGATCTGATGGCGGACCCCATACCCGGGTGAGATGTGGCGCGAGCTGCCGCCCGTGAGCCATCCCAGGATGCGGCCGAACCTGACGCTCACCTTGCGGCAGATCCGGTCGGTTGATCTTGCGGAGTAGGGTCGAACCACCCGACGGAGAACCGGCGTCAGTACCACGCCAAGAACTTTGGATCATGCACGTCGACCCGGGCGGCCGCCTCAAATGTCAGAGACGCTTGAGCAGCTCAGTCTGATCAGGCATGCTCCACGCCCCGAGGGCAGGGGACTTCCGGCGACGCCAGGCTGACACATGCCACGTGCCGGCGCGCTCCAGTCCGCCTCACCACATAGGACACGGTGTAAGTCGACAACCTCACCTGATAGCGCCTCTGTGTGTCAAGCGGCTTGAGCGAGGTGGTTCTGTTGGTCGCGTTTCATGATCCGGTAGACCACGTTGGACAGGCGTCGCTTCAGGGCTCTGCGGGCTTCGGACGGTGTCTTCCCTTCGCTGATCTTGCGGAGGTAGTAGTCCTGCCCGCGTCCGCCGTCGCGGATCTGGCAGACGGCGATGGTGTGCAGAACCGAATTCAGCGCGCGGTTGCCGCCGGTGTTGAGCCGGTGGCGGACGTTGTTGCCGCTGGAAGCGTCCAGGGGTGCGCTGCCGGTGTAGCTGGCGAAGTGGTGCTCGGTGGGGAAACGGGTGACGTCGCCGACGTGCCCGAGAACCTTGGCAGCCAGCACGGTGCCCAGGCCCGGCAGGCTGGTGAGCGTGGTGCGGGTCGCGGCCAACGCCTCGCGCATCTCGGCTTCGTAGTCCTTGACCTGCCGGTCCAGTCGGCGGAGGTCGGCCAGCAGGTCGCGGGCTATGTCCCGGCGACAGTTGTCGGTGGCCGTGGCTGGCCGGATCCCCTTCATCAAAGCGGCGGCTTTCTCAGCCGACAGGCCGGTGGGTGCTCCGCCGGGCAGGAGATCGCGAAGGACGGCGTGGAGTCGGTTGAGGACGCGGGTGCGCTCGTGGACCAGGTCGTCCCGGCGCTCGGTCAGGAGCCGCAGGATCGTGGTCTGGTCCTCCTGGACCACGGGGCGCAGGTCGTGGCGGAACAGAGCGACCTGGGCGACGTGGAGAGCATCCTTGGCATCGGTCTTGCGGTCGCCGCCGGTGGCCAGCAGCCGGGCCCGGGCCGAGAGCGTGGAGGGCACGTCGACCACGTTCTCGCCCCCGGCGGCCAGCTGTTGGGCGAGCGAGCGGCCCAGGCCGCCGGCACCTTCGACAGCGAAGCGACGGTCGGGCCACTGCTCGCACCAGCGC
It encodes:
- a CDS encoding SDR family oxidoreductase, producing MSSVLITGASKGIGRAIAVAPAGRGHRVIATARRPETLADLPVDQRLRLDVTDQESVDQAVRDAGDIDVLVSNAGETVRAPLESVPLSEVERLFQLNTLGALRVAQAVLPAMRERGTGHLVFVSSIQGRLVLPMIGPYGATKWALEALAETLAIETGHFGIKVSVVQPGAVSSGGGERARVFLRENDPYTPLYEALPALRGELITPEEVAATVADTIELSEPPLRVPSGAPAERVLRARKEAPENEPFLAAEINW
- a CDS encoding IS110 family transposase; amino-acid sequence: MILIGIDPHKSSHTAVAVDAAGHQVAQGRFVVNAGTFRQLMRWCEQWPDRRFAVEGAGGLGRSLAQQLAAGGENVVDVPSTLSARARLLATGGDRKTDAKDALHVAQVALFRHDLRPVVQEDQTTILRLLTERRDDLVHERTRVLNRLHAVLRDLLPGGAPTGLSAEKAAALMKGIRPATATDNCRRDIARDLLADLRRLDRQVKDYEAEMREALAATRTTLTSLPGLGTVLAAKVLGHVGDVTRFPTEHHFASYTGSAPLDASSGNNVRHRLNTGGNRALNSVLHTIAVCQIRDGGRGQDYYLRKISEGKTPSEARRALKRRLSNVVYRIMKRDQQNHLAQAA